The genomic interval GCACACCGCAGGAGATCTACTTCGAAGAGGAAGACCTATAGCAGTCTGACCTAAACTAATCTAGGCTAAAAAATGGTCTTGACAATGGGGTCCACCATAAAATTGGAGGGGCAATTTAGGGGTGTTCTTTGGGGAATGCAATGGAGAAATAGTATATGTCTGACACACAGATACCTCTCTTCGAAGAGAAAGCAGATAACTTTATGGAGAGCCCAAGAAAATAGAAAAGCTCTCAAACGAACTCAACAAGGCCCAAAAAAAGAATGAAAATGTACCGTTATAAAAGTGGGATCGCACCATTTCCTCGGTACAAGAAAATCTCGAAGCAAGGGTCATCAAAGAACGCCGCATCATTGAAGGAAGCAACCAAAGCGTTTTCTATCTCACCGAAGAAGGACGCTCTTTAGGGATGCCTTCGCACACGTCGAACAAAATACAGACGTTTACTCTTGGTGTAGCCTCCACCACAGAGGAACCCTTCTTACCTCAGGAGACTCAAAGCAACATAACTTACTTGTGTTACGTTCAGAATAAGCGAATGTAAATGCCCAAGATTTAGTCCGCACTTTCCTGTGAGGATTTATATTTTTATAAAAAACAATATAATTAATTTAATGTTAAATAAGGAGAAACCACATGAACCTTAATATTAGTGTGCTTTGTGACACCTGCCAAGAGCAAACAAATTGTCGTTTGGGATTCTCAAATAGAGAATATCAGCCTTTGAGATTTAGGTGTGCATCTTGTGGAGCGCCTATAGATATCACTATGACTCTAAATTTTGAGAATGTCGGGGCAGACATTCAGGTTAAAAATGCCAAAAGAATCTATTCTGAAGAATTCAAGCCAGAGACTAATTTTGTCGATTTGCACTTAGATTTCCCTGTTTCGTTTGGTAAATATATAATGGGGATTACCCCATTTATCGCCGCATCTATGCGGATTGACCATAAGGACATGCCAATTCACGCAATACGCATAGAAGGTTTAAACAAAATATTCAAGCAGCGGGAAAAAATAAAAAATATTTTTACATTATACAAAAGAAACAAACATGAACTTTTTAAGGAAAAATCCTTGGAATTTCTTGGCTCAAAAATGGGCTGCGATACAGAACTAGACAGAAACAGAGCGTTATATTTTGTCATAGAGAGGGCGTTTTTTCCATTTTCAGAACCTAAGAAAAAGTTAGACACTGTTGCTTTTTTTAAACATAAGCTAATTGAGCTAGAAAGCGTTAATAAGGAGGCCTTGTTCCTCTTCATAAATAAAGTTGTTGAAAATGGTTTTCTTAAGAATACTCAAAAAGATTGTTTGGAAGTATATCCAAGAATAATTGATATCGAGTTAATGCTCAGACCTGCACTTTTTCTTGATTTTGATAAACAATATGAAAATTGTCCAGTTCCATATAGAGTTTCCTCTCATGAGTTCCTTGAAACTAAAGATCTATATAAAGATATCGCTGAAATAATATCTAGGGCTTTAGTTCTTGTTGCTGGAATTAACAATTTACTAAAACGTGATTCTCATGATGTTTTTGCAGCTAAAAAAAGAACACCATCCAATTTAGACAAGTTCACTGACTTTTCACTTGGGGAAAAATTGAACTATATTGACGATAGTTGGTATTCCCTAAGTGGTGACGTGATGGATAACCACTTAAGGAACTCCATAGCTCATTATAAAGTTGAATACAATGACGTTACTCAAGAGATAATTTATTACCCAAAAAGAGAAGGAATGAAACAAAAATGTTCAGAGTCAATGTATTTTCTGGATTTTAGTAGAAGAATATTGTTGGCATTTAGAGAACTTCACAGACTCAATCTCTTGACGAAGTGTCTTTTCAATTTTTACTACTTGGAAATTCTTGGTTGGCAAGGAACACCATATGATTTATAGAAATGGGATCTCAATCACATACATTTGGGCAATAAAACTAGAGGGGCGGTACTTGTGAAGCGAGATGTCCCAAATTTACGAACTGTAATGGGTTTTATTTGACCTTCTTTGAGTCTGAGTGACTATTCAGTCGCCCCATCCAGGAAGAGAATCTGACCATCGATAGCCATAGACATGGCCTTGAAGATGTTGATCGAGTTCTTCTTCGCCGTGATGAGGAACGACATTATTTTGGCATAGTCACTAACCCCTTCCGGGGTTCGGAAACAGCCAGATATTTTAAGCTTCGCCTTGAAGTTGCGGATATTTCGCTCAGCCTCGTTATTGTCGAAGGGGATCGTAAAGTCCCTGGCATAGAGCAGGATCTCCTCCTTATGGTCCCTAAATCTCTCCATGAGGTTCCTGGCCTTGCCTTTTTGGGGCCTGCCTCTTGCCCTCTTCCCAGTCGATAGGGAGTTTTGGGCTAGACCGGAGGCAAACAACTCATCGAAGGGCTTATCGATTCTGTAGCGACAGCAATTCGGTAGGGCGACTGAATAGTTACAATCCATTAACTGAAAACTTTTCTAAAGCACCAATGGTCATCCTGCAAGCCATGAGAGAGCAAACTGGCCTATCCATCGAGGAAGCGGCTGCCCTCATACATCTACCAGCGGAAGACCTGGAGATGATGGAAATTCACGAAGAAAAGGCAGACGACGCCTTAAAGGACAAACTCATAAAAGCCTATGGGAAATACCTTGCGGAGAGGGACGGCGACATCCAGGGGATGGGATCGAAGCCGAAAAAGGGGCAGAGTGAAGAGGACCTGGAAACCCTGCTCAAGATGCTAGCGGCAGAGGACCCAGATATCGTGCTGAGGTTTCGCCACGTAGCAAAGAACGCCACCAGGCTCGCCCCGGAAGACCGGGAGTTCCTGGCGACGCTCTTCAAAGCGGCATTGGGCAAAATCACGCTGGAAGACCATACGGATGAATACTGAGGACAGCGAGGGGGAAGATTCATGAGTGAGATGGATATCGACAAAAAGCTCAGAGAATACATCAACATCGTCAAGGAGAAGCAAGCAAATGGAGTTCTTGCAGAAAACACGGCAAAGACATATATACTTCATTCTTCTAATTTTGTCAGGTGGACTCATGGTGATTTCCACCCAGGAGAGAGAAACGAAAGGTAACAAAGGCATTTCCCCACAGGAGAACGACATGGCAAACAATGCAACCAGGATCCAGGTCATGGCCCGGACCCTGCTAGAGAGATACGGACTGGAACGAACGATCCCCATCCGACTAAGCGCACTATGCCGGAGGCTGGGGATCGAAATATGTCACAGCAAAGCCAGACACATCGACGGCACACTACTCACTCACGGAGACCGAAAGATTATCCTTGTCTCCACCGCCCTTCCTTACGAACGCCGTCGCTTCACAGTGGGCCACGAGCTAGGACATTACGTCCTCGGCCACCAGAAGGTCGCCTTCTCCCTCGACAGCCCCGAATCCTGGGTCGTCAGGGAAGAACAGGCCGCCAACGCTTTTGCGGCGGAACTACTCATGCCCAAGACGGCCCTTCAGGCAATCCACTACAAGCACGACACAAAGCAACTGGCTCAGATCTTCGGCGTCAGCCCTCTGGCTATGCAGATCAGGCTGGAGGAGATGGGGAAATAAGCAGGCGGAAGAATTCGTCCCTCTTATAACGGCCATGCTGCTTCCCTTATAGCCTAACTTTTCATGTGCTACTGTTTTTTATTTTATGCTAAACTAAATTATTTAAAGCAACCAAGTGTACACGCCGACAATGACATAGCAGAGCTGTTATAATATTGCAGGTCATTTCATCATCCACCTGCAATAGCCCCATCCAAACCTTAGTGCGTTTTTACATGAAAGAAGGATTTTATGATGAAAGGTGATCTCAGCTGGGAAAGTGATTTGATCCATTCTGACTACAGTAAGCCCACAGCTGTCGATCTTTTCTGTGGCTGTGGGGGGCTTACTGTTGGACTAAAAATAGCGGGATTTAAAGTTCTCGGAGCATTGGATATTGATCCACTTGCAGCTAGAACTTACAAGGAAAATCATAAAGAGGTTACTTTATGGGAAAAAGATATCCGAGAGCTGAAACCTGAGGAGATGCTTAATGTTCTTGGATTGAAGAGAGGAGAACTAGACCTATTGGCAGGCTGTCCGCCTTGCCAAGGTTTTTCCACTTTGCGAACCATGAATGGGGCCATCAAAGTTGAAGATCCTCAGAATGATCTCTTGATGGAATTTGAAAGATTTGTGGAGGTTATCCTCCCTCGCACGATAATGATTGAAAACGTCCCC from Dethiosulfovibrio russensis carries:
- a CDS encoding IS66 family transposase, with the translated sequence MDCNYSVALPNCCRYRIDKPFDELFASGLAQNSLSTGKRARGRPQKGKARNLMERFRDHKEEILLYARDFTIPFDNNEAERNIRNFKAKLKISGCFRTPEGVSDYAKIMSFLITAKKNSINIFKAMSMAIDGQILFLDGATE
- a CDS encoding ImmA/IrrE family metallo-endopeptidase is translated as MANNATRIQVMARTLLERYGLERTIPIRLSALCRRLGIEICHSKARHIDGTLLTHGDRKIILVSTALPYERRRFTVGHELGHYVLGHQKVAFSLDSPESWVVREEQAANAFAAELLMPKTALQAIHYKHDTKQLAQIFGVSPLAMQIRLEEMGK